The Trichocoleus sp. FACHB-46 DNA segment CCGATCACTTCCATCCTTGGAGTGAGCAACAAGGGCAAAGTGGATTTGCTTGGTCTTGGTTAGGCGCAGCCATGCAAGCAACTCCCAGTCTCTCCTATCGAGTGGTCAATGCTCCCGGCGATCGCTACCATCCGGCGATCATCGCCCAAGCTGCCGCTACCCTCGCTGAAATGTTTCCCAATCGCTTTTGGCTGACAGTCGGGAGTGGGCAGGCACTCAACGAGCACATCACCGGAAATAAATGGCTGATCAAGGGCGATCGTAATACTCGGCTCAAAGAGTGTGTTGATATCATGCGGGCCTTATGGGCAGGCGAAACGGTGACCCATCACGGGTTAGTTTGTGTTGAAGAAGCCAAACTTTATTCTCGCCCTACCACCCCACCGCTAATCATTGGGGCAGCCGTGACAGAAGCGACTGCCGAATGGTTGGGGAGCTGGGCCGACGGGCTGATTACCATTTCACGCCCACCCGAAAAACTCAAACGAGTCGTTGATGCTTTCCGACGCGGAGGGGGGGAAGGGAAGCCCATGATTTTGAAAGTTCAGCTTTCCTACGACCACACGGACGACATAGCTCGTCAAAAAGCTCATGAACAATGGCGCAACAATATCTTTAAGAATGTTTTGATGACGCAGCTACGAACACCCCAGCAGTTTGACGCCGCTGGAGAATTTGTTACACCACAAGAGCTAGATGAACACGTCCGGATCTCAGCCGATCCGCAGCAGCAGATTGCGTGGCTACAGAAAGATATTGAAGTAGGCTTTGATGAATTGATTTTGCATAACGTCAACCGAGAGCAGGAGCAATTTATCAAAGCTTTTGGGGAGAAGGTTCTGCCAGCACTAAGGAAAAGCGAAATCTGAAGCCCACCAGTTCTTGAATAATTTGCTGAGCGAGTTGGAGCTTGGTTTGGTCAACATCATCCGGCTTAAGTCGGCGTTTCGGCTTAAACACTTTGAACAGTAAGGGAAAGGCAAGAGCGCCCAGCACGCCGTAAGCATTGACCGAAACCCTGCCATTGTCTACTTTGCCCACATTGCTGATGTGCTGCCGCTCTACATAATTCGTCGTCTTTCTTTTTTGCGGTCTCCGGTGTCATCAAGGACAAGGACAATCAGTTGCCCCTGAATTTGTTCGATAATTAAAGACAGACGTTGATAGCGTACTGCTTCTACCTGCCAAGGGGAGTGAGTCAGGAAATGGTGTAGCACTTGGTCATTTGGCAAGCCTACAGCTTTGGCAATTTCGGGTAAGGACGTGCGAGCTAGAGGAGCGACCAAGCCAAGATGTAGAGAGGCGAATGCTTCAAAACTGCGGACATCGTTAAACAGATGTCGGTAGGCTTGACAGTAGTTATCGACAAAACGAACCGTGAAGTAAGAGAGACGAGGTGCAATCATCCCAACCACCTCAAGCAGGAGGCTCTATTCGGCATTGAGCCGAGATATGTGCAAAAATTTATCAGACGGACATCAAAGCCTTGATGGGTCTTACTTTCGTTTTTTACATAGAACATAGATAATCCTATTGAATAATTGCGCCCCTCTACAACTACTCAACGAGAGAATTAGGGTTTCAGGCTTCAGATAAGCTAGAAAATAGGGTATGTACTACTGATTTCTGAGTAGTACTTAGGTCATAAGTAATCCAAACCTATACTGTTCAAGGTTTTCACGAATTACAGCTAAGGACAAAGAGCTAGAGTGCGAACCTAGCCTGTATTTCAAGGCGATGTGATAAAGAATTACACGTATCTCGGCGTGCGATTCGTTTCTGCCCAAGTCAAGCCCCTCCACCAGGCTTGAAATAAAGCAGAGTCAGGGTGTAATGCCCTGATAACTCAACTTC contains these protein-coding regions:
- a CDS encoding TIGR03885 family FMN-dependent LLM class oxidoreductase; its protein translation is MVQIGYHASHEQFPPSQLLKYAQMAEQAGFTRVLSSDHFHPWSEQQGQSGFAWSWLGAAMQATPSLSYRVVNAPGDRYHPAIIAQAAATLAEMFPNRFWLTVGSGQALNEHITGNKWLIKGDRNTRLKECVDIMRALWAGETVTHHGLVCVEEAKLYSRPTTPPLIIGAAVTEATAEWLGSWADGLITISRPPEKLKRVVDAFRRGGGEGKPMILKVQLSYDHTDDIARQKAHEQWRNNIFKNVLMTQLRTPQQFDAAGEFVTPQELDEHVRISADPQQQIAWLQKDIEVGFDELILHNVNREQEQFIKAFGEKVLPALRKSEI
- a CDS encoding transposase; amino-acid sequence: MIAPRLSYFTVRFVDNYCQAYRHLFNDVRSFEAFASLHLGLVAPLARTSLPEIAKAVGLPNDQVLHHFLTHSPWQVEAVRYQRLSLIIEQIQGQLIVLVLDDTGDRKKERRRIM